A single region of the Diadema setosum chromosome 14, eeDiaSeto1, whole genome shotgun sequence genome encodes:
- the LOC140238369 gene encoding zinc finger E-box-binding homeobox 1-like isoform X1: MGATMADSAIIRCKRRKQANPQRKNIDIDGNPKGMTPGDLSDGNDPISPSPENGYHSNSSTIEDSDVDDKDSFRGEEDEEDVDEVEMDKTRSESDDSMDDGEGKDFHRKNGLQHPQLRNGDIGGDGVINLEEYMNRSDTAVIYPEPVEDMDGVNGDTDDPDSPGGNDNETENDGELGKPVDCPYCERSYKRWTSLKEHIKYRHEKTFNNFSCPECNYCFAYKSQLERHMATHMPGRNQVCEICNKAFVNIYRLQRHMLTHTTGNRKFKCSECGKAFKYKHHLKEHLRIHSGEKPYECPTCLKRFSHSGSYSSHISSKKCSPVKEQPQGLARIVGVPPVKVINNLPSPVLRSPISDIEKGESRPSAEPKNNATAYMTPLHIKIPNADGSVEGHPSKEKQENGSTTPLTSPPNDAVKKVLQIVASTVSKQQQDGQKTDISKLKKTKTSSDTPVVASPFEIRPFKLEKLSAIPPLPKATPENKAEETEKPKVFLSESDMHPQKKSYDIVDYTLRKVHEAQAINRCLESRFPTPINLNPDRTGCKYCGREYLSPIDLHQHERYLCDLNEDVLKMKLFNGNTPQQQQSMANFKLDRYYEMQQQFIAQHNGGKSQGDKDNEVDKNERDNPRRMLSSPAESERHLSPKASPVSGSSHSPCSSVASPPAPETGKSNDDILQRLESISQAQEQALRAFYAMQAKPSEDGIDKISVALNLPMQVVNKWFQRTRKLEEEGSDPSLKSLSLMKQSPAVSVVQPTNHSKDTVRVCVIETEKASVKSKEVSCDLETASVSSSSAEVVGDVDSPPASPYSSNNSLSKDLAKDKYHSTKNMDVSTTVNTRIEHNAPGRLESMDRDSRSPSRSLSPEKTATETSPLDLSMPKRKTTPPLSPSRSSIPPKLIYGLNYSAFYSAAAAAAANGYLLPPTYAPSETVPTSVLENSIKAHTNVAAPIPSKSTTSSSASTTSTSSSENSFLLKRSYPESLYAYMPMNSYPPKRMRFADGVDYPAAPPPLYPHLQVPDVYSALAKTGYMQSTLAHHLGAMATTNPFLPAMLNGAGIHQNHTDASSDIASDDALSDIGIGPGRRRRSDRPSRTSSGQYACSQCPKTFQKHSSLLRHVYEHSGKRPHQCKECGKAFKHKHHLMEHSRLHSGEKPYQCDRCLKKFSHSGSYSQHMNHRYSYCRREAIAGGGLPLEGAEMELKEGKDMDQGGPEEMELESTGAMIRRLEEKQAAGM; the protein is encoded by the exons TTGACATTGATGGAAATCCCAAGGGGATGACACCAGGGGATTTGAGTGATGGGAATGACCCCATCTCTCCCAGTCCAGAGAatggttaccatagcaacagtTCCACCATCGAAGACAGCGATGTGGACGACAAGGACAGCTTCAGGGGCGAAGAGGACGAGGAGGACGTCGACGAGGTGGAGATGGACAAGACAAGAAGCGAGAGCGATGACAGCATGGATGATGGGGAGGGGAAAGACTTCCACCGCAAGAATGGACTCCAGCACCCCCAACTCAGGAACGGGGACATCGGTGGCGATGGTGTCATCAATTTGGAAGAGTACATGAACCGCAGTGACACCGCTGTCATCTACCCAGAGCCAGTAGAGGACATGGATGGCGTGAATGGTGACACCGATGATCCAGACAGTCCAG GAGGAAATGACAATGAAACTGAGAATGATGGCGAGCTTGGAAAGCCTGTTGACTGCCCTTACTGTGAGCGATCCTACAAGCGCTGGACCTCCCTCAAAGAGCACATTAAGTATCGTCATGAAAAGACTTTCAACAACTTTTCTTGCCCTGAGTGCAACTACTGCTTTGCCTATAAATCTCAGCTGGAGCGTCATATGGCAACGCACATGCCTGGACGCAACCAGGTCTGCGAAATCTGCAATAAGGCATTCGTGAACATTTACCGTCTACAGCGACACATGCTCACACACACCACTGGCAACCGAAAATTCAAGTGCAGCGAGTGCGGCAAAGCCTTTAAATACAAGCACCACTTGAAGGAGCATCTGCGGATCCACAGCGGGGAAAAGCCATACGAGTGTCCCACCTGCCTGAAGAGATTCTCCCATTCGGGCTCCTACAGTTCGCACATCAGCAGCAAAAAGTGCTCCCCAGTGAAAGAGCAGCCGCAGGGGCTAGCACGAATTGTTGGCGTACCTCCTGTTAAAGTTATCAACAACCTTCCTTCCCCTGTCTTGCGCTCTCCCATCAGTGACATTGAAAAAGGCGAGAGCAGACCCAGCGCAGAGCCCAAGAACAATGCTACTGCCTATATGACCCCTCTCCACATAAAGATCCCAAATGCAGATGGCTCTGTGGAAGGTCACCCAAGCAAGGAGAAGCAGGAAAACGGCAGCACGACACCCTTGACCTCGCCACCAAATGATGCGGTCAAGAAAGTTTTGCAGATTGTGGCATCAACTGTGAGCAAGCAGCAACAGGAtggtcaaaaaactgacatCTCAAAATTGAAGAAGACAAAAACGTCATCTGACACTCCTGTGGTAGCCAGCCCCTTTGAGATTCGCCCTTTCAAGCTTGAAAAACTCTCTGCCATTCCCCCCTTGCCAAAAGCCACACCCGAAAACAAAGCAGAAGAAACTGAAAAGCCCAAAGTGTTTCTGAGTGAGAGCGATATGCATCCGCAAAAGAAAAGCTACGATATTGTTGACTATACATTGAGGAAAGTACATGAGGCCCAGGCCATCAATCGCTGCTTAGAGTCCCGCTTCCCCACTCCGATAAACCTTAATCCCGACAGAACAGGATGCAAATATTGTGGACGTGAGTATCTTAGCCCTATTGATCTACATCAGCACGAGCGTTATCTCTGTGACCTCAACGAAGATgtgctgaaaatgaaattgtttaatGGCAACACGCCACAGCAGCAGCAGAGCATGGCAAACTTCAAACTCGATCGATACTACGAGATGCAGCAACAATTTATAGCCCAGCACAACGGCGGGAAGAGTCAGGGAGACAAAGACAATGAGGTTGATAAGAATGAGCGAGATAATCCGAGGAGGATGTTGTCGTCACCAGCTGAGAGCGAGAGGCACCTGTCTCCGAAAGCAAGCCCTGTTTCAGGAAGTAGTCATTCCCCGTGCAGTTCTGTAGCCTCTCCCCCTGCCCCAGAAACGGGCAAGTCCAACGATGATATACTGCAGCGCCTAGAGTCTATATCGCAGGCCCAAGAGCAGGCGCTTCGTGCATTCTACGCCATGCAGGCTAAGCCCTCGGAGGACGGAATTGACAAGATCTCGGTAGCGCTCAATCTGCCCATGCAAGTTGTGAACAAGTGGTTTCAGCGCACACGTAAGCTTGAGGAGGAGGGGTCAGACCCCTCGCTTAAGAGTCTCAGCTTAATGAAACAATCCCCAGCTGTGTCAGTCGTTCAACCAACAAATCACAGCAAAGACACAGTGCGGGTTTGTGTGATTGAAACTGAGAAGGCTTCGGTGAAATCTAAGGAAGTGAGCTGTGATTTGGAAACAGCTTCAGTCAGCAGTAGCAGTGCTGAGGTGGTGGGTGATGTGGACAGCCCCCCAGCTTCCCCATACAGCAGCAATAATTCCCTGTCTAAAGACCTAGCTAAAGATAAGTACCACAGCACTAAAAACATGGATGTCAGCACTACAGTGAACACTAGGATTGAGCATAATGCACCGGGGCGATTAGAGTCAATGGATAGAGATAGCAGATCCCCATCAAGATCCCTCTCACCGGAGAAAACTGCTACAGAAACTTCACCCCTGGATCTTTCCATGCCTAAGAGGAAGACaactcctcctctctctcccagCAGATCTTCCATTCCACCAAAACTCATTTACGGCTTGAACTACTCAGCTTTCTACTCAGCAGCCGCTGCAGCTGCTGCCAACGGATACCTCTTGCCCCCCACTTACGCACCTTCGGAGACTGTACCCACCAGTGTGCTGGAAAACAGCATCAAAGCACACACCAATGTGGCCGCGCCCATCCCGAGTAAATCAACCACCTCTTCATCTGCGAGCACCACCAGCACAAGTTCGTCAGAGAACAGCTTCCTCCTAAAGCGCTCCTACCCAGAATCCCTCTACGCCTACATGCCAATGAACAGCTACCCACCCAAGAGGATGAGATTTGCTGATGGAGTGGACTACCCAGCGGCTCCTCCTCCCCTGTATCCACATCTCCAGGTTCCAGATGTCTACAGCGCTCTAGCTAAAACTGGCTACATGCAGAGCACCCTGGCACATCATCTTGGAGCCATGGCAACCACCAACCCCTTTCTCCCAGCAATGCTGAATGGAGCTGGTATCCATCAAAATCACA CTGATGCTTCTTCAGACATAGCCTCCGATGATGCTCTGAGTGACATTGGGATTGGACCTGGGCGTCGACGCAGGTCAGACAGGCCATCACGCACGTCGTCAGGGCAGTACGCCTGCTCGCAGTGTCCTAAGACTTTCCAGAAGCACAGCTCCCTGCTGCGACATGTCTACGAGCACTCAG GAAAGCGCCCTCACCAATGCAAGGAATGTGGGAAGGCCTTCAAGCACAAACACCACTTGATGGAGCACTCCCGGCTCCACAGCGGCGAGAAGCCATACCAGTGCGACCGGTGTCTGAAGAAATTCTCGCACTCGGGTTCCTACAGCCAGCACATGAACCATCGCTACAGCTACTGCAGGCGAGAGGCCATAGCTGGGGGCGGACTCCCACTGGAGGGGGCTGAGATGGAGCTAAAGGAGGGCAAAGATATGGACCAAGGAGGTCCAGAGGAGATGGAGCTGGAGAGCACTGGAGCTATGATCCGGCGACTGGAAGAAAAGCAGGCAGCTGGGATGTAG
- the LOC140238369 gene encoding zinc finger E-box-binding homeobox 1-like isoform X2, which produces MVMKYHYIQYTRLMRASVDIDGNPKGMTPGDLSDGNDPISPSPENGYHSNSSTIEDSDVDDKDSFRGEEDEEDVDEVEMDKTRSESDDSMDDGEGKDFHRKNGLQHPQLRNGDIGGDGVINLEEYMNRSDTAVIYPEPVEDMDGVNGDTDDPDSPGGNDNETENDGELGKPVDCPYCERSYKRWTSLKEHIKYRHEKTFNNFSCPECNYCFAYKSQLERHMATHMPGRNQVCEICNKAFVNIYRLQRHMLTHTTGNRKFKCSECGKAFKYKHHLKEHLRIHSGEKPYECPTCLKRFSHSGSYSSHISSKKCSPVKEQPQGLARIVGVPPVKVINNLPSPVLRSPISDIEKGESRPSAEPKNNATAYMTPLHIKIPNADGSVEGHPSKEKQENGSTTPLTSPPNDAVKKVLQIVASTVSKQQQDGQKTDISKLKKTKTSSDTPVVASPFEIRPFKLEKLSAIPPLPKATPENKAEETEKPKVFLSESDMHPQKKSYDIVDYTLRKVHEAQAINRCLESRFPTPINLNPDRTGCKYCGREYLSPIDLHQHERYLCDLNEDVLKMKLFNGNTPQQQQSMANFKLDRYYEMQQQFIAQHNGGKSQGDKDNEVDKNERDNPRRMLSSPAESERHLSPKASPVSGSSHSPCSSVASPPAPETGKSNDDILQRLESISQAQEQALRAFYAMQAKPSEDGIDKISVALNLPMQVVNKWFQRTRKLEEEGSDPSLKSLSLMKQSPAVSVVQPTNHSKDTVRVCVIETEKASVKSKEVSCDLETASVSSSSAEVVGDVDSPPASPYSSNNSLSKDLAKDKYHSTKNMDVSTTVNTRIEHNAPGRLESMDRDSRSPSRSLSPEKTATETSPLDLSMPKRKTTPPLSPSRSSIPPKLIYGLNYSAFYSAAAAAAANGYLLPPTYAPSETVPTSVLENSIKAHTNVAAPIPSKSTTSSSASTTSTSSSENSFLLKRSYPESLYAYMPMNSYPPKRMRFADGVDYPAAPPPLYPHLQVPDVYSALAKTGYMQSTLAHHLGAMATTNPFLPAMLNGAGIHQNHTDASSDIASDDALSDIGIGPGRRRRSDRPSRTSSGQYACSQCPKTFQKHSSLLRHVYEHSGKRPHQCKECGKAFKHKHHLMEHSRLHSGEKPYQCDRCLKKFSHSGSYSQHMNHRYSYCRREAIAGGGLPLEGAEMELKEGKDMDQGGPEEMELESTGAMIRRLEEKQAAGM; this is translated from the exons ATGGTGATGAAGTATCATTACATCCAATACACACGCTTGATGCGTGCGTCAG TTGACATTGATGGAAATCCCAAGGGGATGACACCAGGGGATTTGAGTGATGGGAATGACCCCATCTCTCCCAGTCCAGAGAatggttaccatagcaacagtTCCACCATCGAAGACAGCGATGTGGACGACAAGGACAGCTTCAGGGGCGAAGAGGACGAGGAGGACGTCGACGAGGTGGAGATGGACAAGACAAGAAGCGAGAGCGATGACAGCATGGATGATGGGGAGGGGAAAGACTTCCACCGCAAGAATGGACTCCAGCACCCCCAACTCAGGAACGGGGACATCGGTGGCGATGGTGTCATCAATTTGGAAGAGTACATGAACCGCAGTGACACCGCTGTCATCTACCCAGAGCCAGTAGAGGACATGGATGGCGTGAATGGTGACACCGATGATCCAGACAGTCCAG GAGGAAATGACAATGAAACTGAGAATGATGGCGAGCTTGGAAAGCCTGTTGACTGCCCTTACTGTGAGCGATCCTACAAGCGCTGGACCTCCCTCAAAGAGCACATTAAGTATCGTCATGAAAAGACTTTCAACAACTTTTCTTGCCCTGAGTGCAACTACTGCTTTGCCTATAAATCTCAGCTGGAGCGTCATATGGCAACGCACATGCCTGGACGCAACCAGGTCTGCGAAATCTGCAATAAGGCATTCGTGAACATTTACCGTCTACAGCGACACATGCTCACACACACCACTGGCAACCGAAAATTCAAGTGCAGCGAGTGCGGCAAAGCCTTTAAATACAAGCACCACTTGAAGGAGCATCTGCGGATCCACAGCGGGGAAAAGCCATACGAGTGTCCCACCTGCCTGAAGAGATTCTCCCATTCGGGCTCCTACAGTTCGCACATCAGCAGCAAAAAGTGCTCCCCAGTGAAAGAGCAGCCGCAGGGGCTAGCACGAATTGTTGGCGTACCTCCTGTTAAAGTTATCAACAACCTTCCTTCCCCTGTCTTGCGCTCTCCCATCAGTGACATTGAAAAAGGCGAGAGCAGACCCAGCGCAGAGCCCAAGAACAATGCTACTGCCTATATGACCCCTCTCCACATAAAGATCCCAAATGCAGATGGCTCTGTGGAAGGTCACCCAAGCAAGGAGAAGCAGGAAAACGGCAGCACGACACCCTTGACCTCGCCACCAAATGATGCGGTCAAGAAAGTTTTGCAGATTGTGGCATCAACTGTGAGCAAGCAGCAACAGGAtggtcaaaaaactgacatCTCAAAATTGAAGAAGACAAAAACGTCATCTGACACTCCTGTGGTAGCCAGCCCCTTTGAGATTCGCCCTTTCAAGCTTGAAAAACTCTCTGCCATTCCCCCCTTGCCAAAAGCCACACCCGAAAACAAAGCAGAAGAAACTGAAAAGCCCAAAGTGTTTCTGAGTGAGAGCGATATGCATCCGCAAAAGAAAAGCTACGATATTGTTGACTATACATTGAGGAAAGTACATGAGGCCCAGGCCATCAATCGCTGCTTAGAGTCCCGCTTCCCCACTCCGATAAACCTTAATCCCGACAGAACAGGATGCAAATATTGTGGACGTGAGTATCTTAGCCCTATTGATCTACATCAGCACGAGCGTTATCTCTGTGACCTCAACGAAGATgtgctgaaaatgaaattgtttaatGGCAACACGCCACAGCAGCAGCAGAGCATGGCAAACTTCAAACTCGATCGATACTACGAGATGCAGCAACAATTTATAGCCCAGCACAACGGCGGGAAGAGTCAGGGAGACAAAGACAATGAGGTTGATAAGAATGAGCGAGATAATCCGAGGAGGATGTTGTCGTCACCAGCTGAGAGCGAGAGGCACCTGTCTCCGAAAGCAAGCCCTGTTTCAGGAAGTAGTCATTCCCCGTGCAGTTCTGTAGCCTCTCCCCCTGCCCCAGAAACGGGCAAGTCCAACGATGATATACTGCAGCGCCTAGAGTCTATATCGCAGGCCCAAGAGCAGGCGCTTCGTGCATTCTACGCCATGCAGGCTAAGCCCTCGGAGGACGGAATTGACAAGATCTCGGTAGCGCTCAATCTGCCCATGCAAGTTGTGAACAAGTGGTTTCAGCGCACACGTAAGCTTGAGGAGGAGGGGTCAGACCCCTCGCTTAAGAGTCTCAGCTTAATGAAACAATCCCCAGCTGTGTCAGTCGTTCAACCAACAAATCACAGCAAAGACACAGTGCGGGTTTGTGTGATTGAAACTGAGAAGGCTTCGGTGAAATCTAAGGAAGTGAGCTGTGATTTGGAAACAGCTTCAGTCAGCAGTAGCAGTGCTGAGGTGGTGGGTGATGTGGACAGCCCCCCAGCTTCCCCATACAGCAGCAATAATTCCCTGTCTAAAGACCTAGCTAAAGATAAGTACCACAGCACTAAAAACATGGATGTCAGCACTACAGTGAACACTAGGATTGAGCATAATGCACCGGGGCGATTAGAGTCAATGGATAGAGATAGCAGATCCCCATCAAGATCCCTCTCACCGGAGAAAACTGCTACAGAAACTTCACCCCTGGATCTTTCCATGCCTAAGAGGAAGACaactcctcctctctctcccagCAGATCTTCCATTCCACCAAAACTCATTTACGGCTTGAACTACTCAGCTTTCTACTCAGCAGCCGCTGCAGCTGCTGCCAACGGATACCTCTTGCCCCCCACTTACGCACCTTCGGAGACTGTACCCACCAGTGTGCTGGAAAACAGCATCAAAGCACACACCAATGTGGCCGCGCCCATCCCGAGTAAATCAACCACCTCTTCATCTGCGAGCACCACCAGCACAAGTTCGTCAGAGAACAGCTTCCTCCTAAAGCGCTCCTACCCAGAATCCCTCTACGCCTACATGCCAATGAACAGCTACCCACCCAAGAGGATGAGATTTGCTGATGGAGTGGACTACCCAGCGGCTCCTCCTCCCCTGTATCCACATCTCCAGGTTCCAGATGTCTACAGCGCTCTAGCTAAAACTGGCTACATGCAGAGCACCCTGGCACATCATCTTGGAGCCATGGCAACCACCAACCCCTTTCTCCCAGCAATGCTGAATGGAGCTGGTATCCATCAAAATCACA CTGATGCTTCTTCAGACATAGCCTCCGATGATGCTCTGAGTGACATTGGGATTGGACCTGGGCGTCGACGCAGGTCAGACAGGCCATCACGCACGTCGTCAGGGCAGTACGCCTGCTCGCAGTGTCCTAAGACTTTCCAGAAGCACAGCTCCCTGCTGCGACATGTCTACGAGCACTCAG GAAAGCGCCCTCACCAATGCAAGGAATGTGGGAAGGCCTTCAAGCACAAACACCACTTGATGGAGCACTCCCGGCTCCACAGCGGCGAGAAGCCATACCAGTGCGACCGGTGTCTGAAGAAATTCTCGCACTCGGGTTCCTACAGCCAGCACATGAACCATCGCTACAGCTACTGCAGGCGAGAGGCCATAGCTGGGGGCGGACTCCCACTGGAGGGGGCTGAGATGGAGCTAAAGGAGGGCAAAGATATGGACCAAGGAGGTCCAGAGGAGATGGAGCTGGAGAGCACTGGAGCTATGATCCGGCGACTGGAAGAAAAGCAGGCAGCTGGGATGTAG